A section of the Drosophila sechellia strain sech25 chromosome 3L, ASM438219v1, whole genome shotgun sequence genome encodes:
- the LOC6619443 gene encoding dynein regulatory complex protein 11 yields the protein MSFDLNHKFWVYTRKEIGQLIKKQNRLKKIEPPEEKAISYKIYAELYVLYVELVDKLSFIYHNTFQVQKRALVRVLVENATQQLMQLKEELKDLEMSEYVYIDKALIARKLTPRDLVVWRSPQFLYRRPLDIQNIIADNRLYMNDEEKEEKAAQDWVPISEAVKLIQAHERARRARVYKSNIKYDKKKFLKVHQRKKINYKFTFKPDQAMSIPVKRTIFSADFLKADESCENLIKKDDGADTAIDDEEALSAIQNNAACKIQSCWRGYKTRKIVKIKKRFREELYGMKKMRKLKRPNQKANSIMEMYKNEMLKKKLDEDFINLINDERTRLLQVRSPWMMEDISDHIRAWFKEFYDATGNFHPYPDPVKQGTVLVVIDETMTPMEFQESLGKKPLSKAELKKLRDKEKKEKRKKKEKLKQLKIKEAKRRKKLRDAGVIDIGYELTASKAIENIEETMKRYSKDWRNVDEYLNKNHDPIKEWVTEEQLAKIHQEVRGLVDEYMRVEYELLREALAKDNDEKYKALKVKYPKKKKEKRKKKPKDMTGDRTLESLYNELKDAGIIEEIGHRDFDEFITDFNFVADDTRDEDNLTTLGPAKGDIKMVIQESMLGMGEFDVPKPKSLLLIGPLNSGKRLLCEIIASELDAVFMNLSPENTYKYAKDLKYFLHVILKVAKAFQPTIMYIEEAHRLFWKKVPPEAVDINPKLLGTSLASKILKPLKKNDKIVLVGTSNMPWAANGGIKRAFQKVLLIPKCDYGTSFLLWLELMTENAPDDMKEYAYSALARVLQAYNSGDIDDNVKETLNIDRRMRLKNEALDPNEFLEYFLSKNEPPIFPPDEKIMDKFDKWFGSANKLQKLRKSYMAQKLAKATKKK from the exons ATGTCGTTCGATCTTAACCATAAATTTTGGGTCTACACGCGCAAGGAAATTGGCCAACTAATCAAGAAGCAGAACCGCCTGAAGAAGATTGAGCCGCCAGAGGAAAAGGCTATATCGTATAAAATTTACGCAGAGCTCTATGTTTTGTATGTGGAGCTGGTCGATAAGTTAAGTTTCATATACCACAATACTTTCCAAGTGCAAAAGCGGGCATTGGTACGAGTTTTGGTGGAGAATGCCACTCAGCAGCTAATGCAACTCAAGGAGGAGTTAAAAGACCTGGAAATGAGCGAATACGTATACATAGATAAGGCGCTGATCGCTAGGAAGCTAACACCACGGGACCTGGTCGTATGGAGGTCACCACAATTCCTTTACCGTCGCCCGTTGGACATTCAAAATATCATAGCCGACAACCGATTGTACATGAACGATGAGGAAAAGGAAGAAAAGGCAGCCCAGGATTGGGTTCCGATCAGTGAGGCCGTCAAGCTTATCCAAGCTCACGAGAGGGCGCGCCGAGCTCGGGTTTACAAGTCGAACATAAAGTACGACAAGAAAAAGTTCCTCAAGGTCCATCAAAGAAAGAAAATCAATTACAAATTCACCTTTAAGCCTGATCAGGCAATGAGTATTCCCGTGAAGCGAACCATTTTTTCAGCTGACTTCTTGAAGGCGGACGAGTCCTGCGAAAACCTCATTaaaaaggatgatggagcggaTACCGCAATAGATG aTGAGGAAGCCTTAAGTGCAATACAGAACAATGCTGCTTGTAAAATCCAAAGTTGTTGGCGTGGCTACAAGACGCGGAAAATAGTCAAGATAAAGAAGCGGTTCAGGGAGGAACTGTATGGTATGAAGAAAATGAGGAAACTGAAGCGACCTAATCAGAAGGCAAATTCTATTATGGAAATGTACAAGAACGAGATGCTCAAGAAGAAGCTGGATGAGGACTTCATCAACTTGATCAACGATGAGCGCACCCGACTGCTGCAAGTCCGAAGTCCATGGATGATGGAAGACATATCCGATCATATCCGGGCATGGTTCAAGGAATT CTACGACGCGACTGGGAATTTTCATCCTTATCCCGATCCTGTAAAACAAGGAACGGTACTGGTTGTCATTGATGAAACAATGACCCCAATGGAATTTCAGGAATCCCTTGGTAAAAAGCCACTGTCAAAAGCTGAGCTGAAGAAACTTCGCGATAAGGAGAAGAAAGAGAAGAggaaaaagaaggaaaagctAAAACAGCTGAAAATTAAGGAAGCTAAACGTCGGAAGAAATTGAGGGACGCTGGAGTCATCGATATTGGCTACGAACTAACTGCAAGCAAGGCAATTG AAAACATTGAAGAGACAATGAAGAGGTACTCCAAGGACTGGAGAAATGTCGATGAATATCTGAACAAGAATCATGACCCCATCAAGGAATGGGTTACAGAGGAGCAACTGGCAAAGATTCATCAGGAAGTGAGGGGCTTGGTCGACGAATACATGag GGTTGAGTATGAGTTGCTGCGGGAGGCCTTGGCGAAGGATAACGATGAGAAGTACAAGGCTCTCAAGGTGAAGTATcccaagaagaagaaggagaagaggaagaagaagcCCAAGGACATGACAGGCGATAGGACACTGGAATCCCTGTACAATGAGCTCAAAGATGCCGGCATAATAGAGGAAATCGGTCATCGAGACTTTGATGAGTTCATAACGGACTTCAACTTTGTGGCAGACGACACTCGAGATGAAGATAACTTAAC CACATTGGGTCCAGCAAAGGGTGACATTAAAATGGTTATCCAAGAGTCGATGCTGGGAATGGGCGAATTCGATGTTCCGAAGCCGAAGTCCCTGTTGCTAATTGGACCTCTGAATAGCGGAAAACGATTGTTGTGTGAAATCATTGCATCCGAACTAG ATGCAGTTTTTATGAACCTAAGTCCCGAGAATACCTACAAATATGCCAAAGACTTGAAGTACTTCCTGCATGTTATTCTAAAAGTGGCTAAGGCCTTTCAGCCCACCATAATGTACATCGAGGAGGCGCATAGACTGTTTTGGAAAAAGGTTCCGCCTGAGGCAGTGGATATTAACCCCAAGCTGCTGGGCACCTCATTAGCTAGCAAGATCTTGAAACCATTGAagaaaaatgacaaaattgtACTAGTCGGCACGAGTAACATGCCCTGGGCGGCCAATGGAGGCATCAAGCGAGCGTTCCAAAAAGTCCTGCTTATTCCGAAGTGCGATTACGGCACTAGCTTCCTGCTGTGGCTAGAACTGATGACCGAGAACGCCCCAGATGACATGAAGGAGTACGCCTACTCCGCACTGGCACGCGTCCTGCAGGCGTACAACTCCGGCGACATTGATGATAACGTAAAGGAGACCTTGAATATCGACCGTAGGATGCGACTCAAGAATGAGGCATTGGATCCGAACGAGTTCCTTGAGTATTTCCTGAGCAAGAATGAGCCTCCCATTTTCCCTCCAGATGAGAAG ATAATGGATAAGTTCGATAAATGGTTCGGCAGCGCGAACAAGCTGCAAAAGCTGAGAAAATCGTATATGGCTCAAAAGTTGGCGAAGGCAaccaaaaagaaataa
- the LOC6619444 gene encoding uncharacterized protein LOC6619444 yields the protein MDYVHSVWSYLASICNCWQCTEDPVQPNEPNERTHLLVDPVNHSPALRRSNSDGLSTDYAHSLPKKDDQNALSRLVQNTAINMINVGAMDCHSLEHQEYADRIRLYSQRLHQQWNNGQHASIAPKGLLKDVPSHQFYLSKPIHPDDTAQIKLFTEKAHISVSAIQIDHKEAVVVPFRIP from the exons ATGGACTATGTGCACTCAGTTTGGAGCTACCTGGCCTCGATCTGCAACTGCTGGCAATGCACCGAGGATCCGGTGCAG CCCAACGAGCCGAACGAGCGGACACACCTTCTCGTGGATCCGGTGAACCATAGTCCTGCCCTTCGGAGGAGCAACTCCGATGGCCTCAGCACCGACTACGCGCACTCCCTTCCCAAGAAGGACGATCAGAACGCACTCTCCAGACTGGTGCAGAATACTGCGAT AAACATGATAAACGTTGGAGCCATGGACTGCCACAGCCTGGAGCACCAGGAGTACGCCGACAGAATAAGATTGTACTCGCAGCGGTTGCATCAGCAGTGGAACAATGGCCAGCACGCCAGTATCGCACCAAAAG GTCTCCTTAAAGACGTTCCAAGCCATCAGTTCTATCTGTCTAAGCCAATCCATCCAGATGACACTGCTCAA ATTAAACTCTTCACCGAGAAGGCACACATCAGTGTCTCGGCCATACAGATCGACCACAAAGAGGCCGTGGTTGTTCCCTTCCGGATTCCCTGA